In the genome of Gemmatimonadota bacterium, one region contains:
- a CDS encoding dicarboxylate/amino acid:cation symporter, translating to MTKPRISATQWIAISMVLGIALGYFLPAADHPTVAMVEKATSSVFLRMIKSLIVPLLFSTLVVGIAGHGDDMKKVGRLAFRSILYFEVVTTLALVVGLLAVNIIKPGVGVNLAAATADKGAEFAKTEVSFAGVIEHMVPQSFFEAATHNEVLQIVFFSILFAVGLSRVQGKPKQVMLDFCESLSEVMFKFVGIVMAFAPFGIGAAIATTVGASGLGVLKNLFILVGTLYGALIVFVLCVLLPIALLARIPLRAFWSQVREPWLIAFSTASSEAALPRAMQALEKFGLPKRIIAFVLPTGYSFNLDGSTLYLAVASIFAAQAGGIDMPIGSQLLMMLTLMLTSKGVAAVPRASLVILSGALAMFGLPLQAVAVILGVDALMDMARTSINLLGNCLATAVMARWEGEFPEHPVSASGEIG from the coding sequence ATGACTAAACCGCGCATTAGTGCCACGCAGTGGATCGCGATCTCGATGGTCCTGGGCATCGCCCTCGGCTACTTCCTTCCGGCTGCCGACCATCCGACCGTCGCGATGGTCGAGAAGGCGACGTCATCGGTGTTCCTCCGCATGATCAAGTCGCTCATTGTGCCACTGCTCTTTAGCACGCTCGTGGTCGGGATTGCGGGACATGGCGACGACATGAAGAAAGTCGGGCGCCTCGCATTCCGGTCCATTCTCTACTTTGAAGTGGTCACGACGCTGGCGCTCGTGGTAGGCCTGTTGGCGGTGAACATCATTAAGCCAGGTGTTGGCGTAAATCTCGCGGCGGCGACAGCCGATAAGGGCGCGGAGTTCGCGAAGACTGAAGTGTCGTTTGCGGGCGTGATCGAGCACATGGTGCCGCAGAGTTTCTTTGAGGCGGCCACGCACAACGAAGTGCTGCAGATCGTCTTCTTCTCCATTCTGTTCGCCGTGGGCCTCTCCCGCGTGCAGGGGAAGCCGAAGCAGGTGATGCTCGACTTCTGCGAATCGCTGTCCGAGGTGATGTTCAAGTTCGTCGGTATTGTGATGGCCTTCGCGCCGTTTGGTATTGGTGCGGCCATTGCGACGACCGTCGGGGCGAGTGGGCTGGGCGTGCTCAAGAACCTGTTTATTCTCGTCGGTACGCTGTACGGGGCCCTCATCGTATTTGTGCTCTGCGTGCTGCTTCCCATCGCGCTGCTGGCGCGGATTCCGCTCCGCGCCTTCTGGAGCCAGGTGCGGGAGCCGTGGCTGATCGCATTCTCCACGGCCTCGAGCGAGGCCGCTCTGCCGCGCGCCATGCAGGCATTGGAGAAGTTCGGCCTGCCCAAGCGCATTATCGCCTTTGTGCTTCCCACGGGCTATTCGTTCAACTTGGACGGCTCGACGCTCTATTTGGCAGTCGCGAGCATCTTCGCCGCGCAGGCCGGCGGCATCGACATGCCCATTGGGAGCCAGCTGTTGATGATGCTGACGCTCATGCTCACGTCGAAGGGCGTCGCGGCGGTGCCACGTGCGTCGCTCGTCATTCTGTCCGGCGCGCTGGCGATGTTTGGCCTTCCGCTCCAGGCGGTTGCGGTGATTCTCGGCGTGGACGCGCTGATGGATATGGCGCGAACGTCGATCAACCTCCTTGGCAACTGCCTCGCGACGGCCGTGATGGCGCGTTGGGAAGGGGAGTTCCCCGAGCACCCGGTGTCGGCGAGCGGCGAGATCGGCTAA
- a CDS encoding sodium:solute symporter produces MSRLGVLDIVVIVVYLGGTVALGTWLGRNQQNSRDYFVANRSLPWWAVMFSIVAAETSALTFISVPGLAFVGNFGFLQVCLGYIIGRFVVAYVLLPRYFQGELVTAYALLETRFGLGARRFTSIVFMATRAMADSVRVFASAIPIALIIGPSMPKQWVMPAAILLLGILTIVYTYRGGMRAVVWTELLQAGVYATGGISAIVLLGQSVDGGWTTILDGARAADKLRVFDFYLGLDRPHTIWAGVIGGAFLTMASHGADQTIVQRMLSARSLKDAQRAIIGSGIAVLVLMTLFLTVGIGLWTYFNGAQFNSPDTIFPTFIFQRMPHGLVGLLVASILAATMSTHSGAINSLAATTTHDIYLPLTGHGADEARTFRMGRWFALGWGVVLTVGALLFPEGRTPVVVIALSIASFTQGALLGAFFLGMANRRANQRDVILGMSVGILTMAGIVFAKPLVASYPSFASLLGPFANVAWPWYVLIGLTITMTTGSLSSLTHASPPSPTR; encoded by the coding sequence TTGAGTAGACTCGGAGTGCTCGATATCGTCGTCATTGTCGTGTACCTGGGCGGCACGGTCGCGCTCGGTACCTGGCTCGGACGCAACCAGCAGAACTCACGCGACTATTTCGTCGCGAACCGCTCCCTGCCCTGGTGGGCGGTGATGTTCTCTATTGTCGCGGCCGAAACGAGCGCCCTCACCTTCATCTCCGTCCCCGGACTCGCGTTTGTCGGAAACTTCGGATTTCTGCAGGTGTGCCTCGGCTACATCATCGGCCGGTTCGTGGTGGCGTACGTATTGCTGCCCCGCTACTTCCAAGGTGAGTTGGTCACCGCATACGCACTCCTCGAAACACGCTTCGGGCTCGGCGCGCGCCGATTCACCTCGATCGTGTTTATGGCCACGCGTGCGATGGCCGACTCCGTGCGCGTCTTTGCGTCGGCCATTCCCATTGCGCTGATCATCGGCCCCTCCATGCCCAAGCAATGGGTGATGCCCGCGGCCATTCTTTTACTCGGCATTCTCACGATCGTGTACACATATCGCGGCGGCATGCGCGCGGTGGTCTGGACGGAGTTGCTCCAAGCTGGCGTCTACGCCACGGGCGGCATCTCGGCAATCGTCCTGCTCGGACAGTCGGTGGACGGTGGCTGGACGACGATTCTTGACGGGGCTCGCGCGGCCGACAAACTCCGGGTGTTCGATTTTTACTTGGGCCTCGATCGCCCGCACACGATTTGGGCTGGCGTCATCGGCGGTGCGTTCTTGACGATGGCCTCGCACGGAGCGGATCAGACGATCGTGCAACGGATGCTGTCCGCTCGGTCACTTAAGGACGCCCAACGCGCGATCATCGGGAGCGGCATTGCCGTGCTCGTGCTGATGACGTTGTTCCTCACCGTCGGCATTGGGCTCTGGACGTACTTCAACGGCGCGCAGTTCAACTCGCCGGATACGATTTTCCCGACGTTTATTTTCCAACGCATGCCGCATGGCCTGGTGGGCTTACTGGTGGCGTCGATTCTCGCCGCCACTATGAGCACCCACTCTGGCGCCATCAACTCGCTGGCCGCCACGACGACGCACGACATTTACCTGCCGCTCACCGGCCACGGCGCCGACGAAGCCCGCACCTTCCGCATGGGTCGGTGGTTTGCCCTTGGCTGGGGTGTGGTGCTGACGGTGGGCGCGCTGCTCTTTCCCGAGGGACGCACACCAGTGGTGGTGATCGCGCTCTCCATTGCGTCCTTCACGCAGGGTGCGCTCTTGGGCGCGTTCTTCCTCGGTATGGCCAATCGTCGCGCCAACCAACGCGACGTGATCCTAGGGATGTCCGTGGGCATTCTGACCATGGCCGGCATCGTCTTTGCCAAACCGCTCGTGGCCTCATACCCGTCGTTTGCGTCGCTGCTTGGCCCCTTCGCCAATGTGGCGTGGCCCTGGTATGTGCTCATCGGCCTCACGATCACGATGACCACGGGTTCACTCTCGTCGCTCACGCACGCTTCCCCACCGTCTCCCACCCGCTAG
- the nagB gene encoding glucosamine-6-phosphate deaminase, whose translation MSSSALEKITTVAVDAHNDLARVVAERIATLIREREGSNRPVVLGLATGSTPIGVYRELIRMHREQGLSFRNVVTFNLDEYWPMPPESIHSYHRFMWENLFSQVDIDPKNVHIPSGMTPRADVERTCAAYEQAIRDLGGIDFQLLGIGKTGHIGFNEPGSGAGSRTRLIHLDNVTRRDAAADFFGEEFVPKEAITMGVATILEAREIAILATGEHKSRIVRRAVEGDISVEVAATFLQRHPNTTFYVDGAAAADLTRIATPWVLDEVAWTPELTLRAVVWLSLTTGTAILKLTQQDYAEHHLSSLVAQRGSPGAANGEVFNILGAKIRGRSKLPRGKRIIVFSPHPDDDVISMGGILHKLALNDNDITVAYMTSGNIAVFDHDVRRYIDVLERLAASGSIDAAKVSGFAERARAFLASKKPGDVDISDIQDLKRIIREAEAVSGIETSGLHAKSARFLNLPFYQTGKVKKDPIGPADVAIVRALLEEKKPELIFVAGDLSDPHGTHRMCKEAIDEARAQLWPTAKAPGRPEVWLYRGAWQEWPVTDATWLVPMAQEELRLKIQAIFKHQSQKDSAPFPGHDDREFWQRVETRNKDTAAMLDRLGLAEYFAMEAYVVE comes from the coding sequence ATGTCTTCTAGCGCACTCGAAAAAATCACCACGGTCGCGGTGGACGCGCACAACGACCTCGCTCGCGTGGTGGCGGAACGGATCGCCACGCTCATCCGTGAACGCGAGGGCTCGAACCGCCCCGTCGTCCTCGGGCTCGCGACCGGATCGACACCGATCGGCGTGTATCGCGAACTCATTCGCATGCACCGGGAGCAGGGGCTGAGCTTTCGGAACGTCGTGACGTTCAATCTCGACGAATACTGGCCGATGCCGCCCGAGAGCATCCACTCGTATCACCGCTTCATGTGGGAGAATCTCTTTTCCCAGGTGGACATCGATCCCAAGAACGTCCACATCCCGAGCGGGATGACGCCGCGGGCCGATGTGGAGCGGACCTGTGCCGCGTACGAGCAGGCCATTCGCGATTTGGGTGGTATCGATTTTCAGCTCCTCGGCATCGGAAAAACGGGACACATCGGTTTTAACGAACCGGGGTCTGGTGCCGGGAGCCGCACGCGCCTCATTCACCTCGATAACGTCACGCGCCGCGACGCGGCCGCGGATTTCTTTGGCGAGGAGTTTGTCCCCAAGGAAGCGATTACGATGGGCGTCGCGACCATTCTCGAGGCGCGCGAGATTGCGATTCTCGCCACCGGCGAACACAAGTCGCGCATCGTGCGCCGCGCAGTGGAAGGCGACATCAGCGTGGAAGTCGCCGCCACATTTTTGCAGCGTCACCCCAACACCACGTTCTATGTGGACGGGGCGGCTGCCGCGGACCTCACGCGCATCGCCACGCCGTGGGTGCTGGACGAAGTGGCGTGGACGCCGGAGCTCACCCTGCGCGCGGTCGTGTGGCTCTCGCTCACCACGGGCACCGCCATTCTCAAGCTGACACAGCAAGACTACGCCGAGCACCATCTCTCGTCGCTTGTTGCACAACGCGGATCGCCGGGCGCGGCGAACGGCGAAGTGTTCAACATCCTCGGCGCCAAAATCCGTGGCCGGTCCAAGTTGCCCCGCGGCAAGCGCATCATTGTGTTCTCGCCGCATCCGGACGACGACGTCATCTCGATGGGCGGCATCTTGCACAAGCTCGCACTCAACGACAACGACATCACCGTCGCGTACATGACGAGCGGCAACATCGCCGTGTTCGACCACGACGTGCGCCGCTACATTGACGTCCTCGAACGGTTGGCCGCCAGCGGGAGCATTGACGCGGCAAAGGTGAGCGGGTTCGCCGAGCGCGCGCGCGCCTTCCTTGCCTCGAAAAAACCGGGCGACGTCGACATCTCCGATATTCAAGATCTCAAGCGCATCATTCGCGAAGCGGAAGCGGTGAGCGGCATTGAAACGTCGGGGCTGCACGCCAAGTCCGCGCGTTTCCTCAATCTGCCGTTCTACCAAACGGGCAAAGTGAAGAAGGATCCGATCGGCCCGGCTGATGTGGCGATCGTACGTGCCCTGCTCGAGGAAAAGAAGCCGGAGCTGATTTTTGTGGCCGGCGACTTGTCCGATCCGCACGGCACGCACCGCATGTGCAAGGAAGCCATCGACGAAGCGCGTGCGCAGCTCTGGCCCACGGCCAAGGCACCGGGGCGTCCTGAAGTGTGGCTGTATCGCGGTGCCTGGCAGGAATGGCCCGTCACGGACGCCACCTGGCTCGTACCGATGGCGCAAGAGGAACTGCGCCTGAAGATCCAAGCGATTTTCAAGCACCAGTCACAGAAGGATTCCGCTCCGTTCCCGGGGCACGACGACCGCGAATTCTGGCAGCGCGTCGAAACGCGCAACAAGGACACAGCCGCGATGCTCGACCGCCTAGGACTGGCCGAGTACTTCGCGATGGAGGCGTACGTCGTTGAGTAG
- a CDS encoding iron-sulfur cluster assembly accessory protein, translated as MSTINQPEVAVVMTDAAGVEVQKFMAAENVSPDVGGLRVAVQPGGCSGFKYSLLIEDKPAEDDAIVLLNGFRLFVDPFSMQYLGGVTIDYVTSMQGSGFTFKNPNATGGCGCGSSFNA; from the coding sequence GTGAGCACAATTAATCAGCCCGAAGTCGCCGTCGTGATGACCGATGCGGCGGGTGTCGAGGTTCAGAAGTTCATGGCGGCAGAAAACGTGTCGCCGGATGTTGGTGGCCTGCGCGTCGCCGTGCAGCCGGGCGGTTGCTCCGGCTTCAAGTACAGCCTGCTCATCGAAGACAAACCCGCTGAGGACGACGCCATCGTCTTGCTCAACGGCTTCCGTCTCTTCGTCGATCCGTTCTCGATGCAGTACCTGGGCGGCGTCACGATTGACTACGTGACCTCCATGCAAGGCTCAGGCTTCACGTTCAAGAACCCCAACGCCACCGGTGGTTGCGGTTGCGGTAGCTCGTTCAACGCCTGA
- a CDS encoding serine hydrolase: MPMFRRAILCCALPVVASCAARSPQPVRRIPVPAPSKVTPAPAPREPSAAAASGVATPPAAAVPASAGASTAIAAATDASTSGTARRRRALAAPDFEPTLTAPLNDAARRWIDQTLLSLSLRERVAQMVTVWLLGDYTSTTDPAYEEVRRWVQEDGVGGLVMSLGSPIEVAAKVNDLQKLARVPLLVTSDVEPGLGRLEGGVFAPNTYGAGSATILPSEMAIAATGKESNAELAGIITGRESRAVGIHMAYAPVVDVNNNPANPVINTRSFGEDPDQVARFSAAFVRGVQGEGVAATAKHFPGHGDTDTDSHNALPVVRGDRAHLNTTELVPFRAVIAAGITGIMTAHIALPAVQHDSVPATLAPAIVTALLRDSLGFSGLTVTDALSMEGVGKGYTVERSTVLAVLAGADVLLKPTDTQRAINAVVAAVEAGEITPARIDASVRRLLELKLRTGAVQHPIVALDSLREIVGAAPHRALAERIAGEAITLLRDERALVPLHDDSPTLVLTYTSEADVEAGRTFASTIRESLPRARAVRISPRWTHAALDSLLRPRERIILSTHVRTIEGEGHFAVAEHIARWLDGVAATRPVIVAAHGNPYVIREFPHVGSYLVTYGRGPALERAAALAITGRAPIGGRAPISLPGYFARGDGLPRPFASGNDSGHEVIAVDTLPKLLSDSLRALLDRAVADSAFPGAYVVVGRKDRVLAEYGAGHLDGKNSPRPDANTLWDMASLTKVTALAPSVMQLVESGKIDPTAPVQRYLPEWTGRNKELVLIRHLLTHSSGLPAWRPLYKEANSPDSAMALVYATALDTLPGVRMVYSDLNAILLGEILRRITGQRIDAYAAEHVFGPLGMTDTRFNPPASLLARIAPTEIDPWRQRHLRGEVHDENAFALGGVSSHAGLFSTAHDMTRYAQMYLNGGQLGAARIASDATVRRFTTVADSTFSARALLWETPNGTNSAGHLMQRPAFGHTGFTGGSLWVDPANDLFVLLLTNRVNPTRANTKIGGVRQAVADLVMRLGTGATRPPQPAK; encoded by the coding sequence ATGCCCATGTTTCGCCGTGCGATTCTCTGCTGCGCGCTCCCCGTTGTCGCGTCGTGTGCTGCGCGAAGCCCGCAGCCGGTGCGACGCATTCCGGTTCCCGCTCCGTCAAAGGTCACACCGGCACCCGCCCCGCGGGAGCCCAGCGCCGCGGCGGCATCCGGCGTCGCCACTCCGCCGGCCGCCGCCGTACCGGCGAGCGCGGGTGCCTCAACGGCGATTGCCGCAGCAACCGACGCCTCCACGAGCGGCACCGCACGTCGGCGGCGCGCGCTCGCCGCGCCGGATTTTGAACCGACGCTCACCGCTCCGCTCAACGACGCCGCACGGCGATGGATCGACCAAACGCTGTTGAGTCTCTCGTTGCGCGAACGCGTGGCGCAAATGGTCACCGTCTGGCTGCTGGGCGACTACACCAGCACCACCGACCCCGCGTACGAAGAAGTGCGCCGCTGGGTGCAAGAGGACGGCGTCGGTGGACTTGTGATGTCGCTCGGCTCGCCGATTGAAGTCGCCGCGAAGGTGAACGACCTGCAGAAACTCGCCCGCGTGCCGCTGTTGGTGACGTCCGACGTCGAGCCCGGACTTGGACGGCTCGAGGGAGGCGTCTTCGCACCCAATACGTACGGCGCCGGGAGCGCGACGATTCTGCCAAGTGAAATGGCGATCGCCGCCACGGGCAAAGAATCAAACGCGGAACTCGCCGGCATCATTACTGGTCGTGAATCGCGCGCGGTTGGCATTCACATGGCGTATGCGCCGGTGGTGGACGTGAATAACAATCCCGCCAACCCCGTGATCAACACCCGGTCGTTTGGCGAAGACCCTGATCAGGTGGCGCGCTTCTCGGCGGCGTTCGTGCGCGGCGTGCAGGGTGAAGGCGTTGCCGCCACGGCCAAACATTTTCCTGGCCACGGCGACACCGATACCGACTCGCATAACGCCCTGCCCGTGGTGCGCGGCGACCGCGCGCATCTGAACACCACCGAGTTGGTGCCCTTCCGCGCGGTGATTGCGGCCGGTATCACGGGAATTATGACGGCGCACATCGCGCTTCCCGCAGTGCAGCACGACAGCGTTCCTGCCACGCTCGCCCCAGCGATCGTGACGGCGCTGCTCCGCGACTCGCTTGGGTTTAGCGGCCTCACCGTGACCGACGCACTCTCCATGGAGGGCGTCGGCAAGGGGTACACCGTCGAGCGGAGCACGGTACTCGCGGTGCTCGCCGGTGCCGACGTGTTGCTCAAGCCCACGGACACGCAGCGCGCGATCAACGCCGTCGTCGCGGCCGTCGAAGCGGGAGAAATTACACCCGCGCGCATTGATGCATCCGTGCGCCGGCTCCTAGAACTCAAACTCCGCACGGGGGCCGTGCAGCACCCGATCGTCGCGCTCGACTCGCTGCGCGAGATTGTCGGCGCCGCTCCACACCGCGCGCTGGCGGAACGCATCGCGGGCGAAGCCATCACGCTTCTGCGTGACGAACGCGCCCTCGTGCCGCTGCACGACGACAGCCCCACGCTTGTGCTCACCTACACGTCCGAAGCCGACGTGGAAGCCGGCCGCACATTCGCCAGCACGATTCGCGAGAGCCTGCCGCGCGCGCGCGCGGTGCGCATTTCGCCGCGCTGGACGCACGCTGCGCTCGATTCGCTGCTGCGCCCCCGCGAGCGGATTATCCTCAGCACGCACGTTCGCACCATCGAAGGGGAGGGCCACTTTGCCGTCGCCGAACACATTGCGCGCTGGCTCGACGGTGTGGCCGCGACGCGCCCCGTCATCGTGGCCGCGCATGGCAATCCGTATGTGATCCGCGAGTTCCCACATGTGGGGAGTTATCTCGTCACGTACGGTCGCGGCCCCGCACTCGAACGGGCCGCCGCGCTCGCCATCACCGGCCGCGCGCCCATCGGCGGACGCGCCCCGATTTCACTTCCGGGATATTTTGCGCGCGGCGACGGACTCCCCCGCCCCTTTGCAAGCGGCAATGATTCCGGACACGAGGTGATCGCGGTGGACACGCTACCGAAACTGCTCAGCGATTCGTTGCGCGCCCTGCTCGACCGCGCCGTGGCTGACAGCGCCTTCCCTGGCGCATACGTGGTGGTGGGTCGCAAAGACCGCGTGCTCGCCGAGTATGGCGCCGGGCATCTCGACGGGAAGAACTCGCCACGCCCAGACGCGAACACGCTGTGGGACATGGCCTCGCTCACCAAGGTGACCGCGCTCGCGCCGTCGGTGATGCAGTTGGTGGAATCCGGAAAAATCGATCCGACGGCTCCCGTGCAGCGGTATCTCCCCGAGTGGACAGGGCGCAACAAAGAACTCGTGCTGATTCGCCATCTCCTCACGCACAGTTCTGGGTTGCCAGCATGGCGCCCGCTGTACAAGGAAGCGAACTCACCAGATTCGGCGATGGCGCTCGTCTATGCCACCGCGCTCGACACCCTGCCTGGTGTGCGGATGGTCTACTCAGATCTCAATGCGATTCTGCTGGGTGAGATTCTGCGGCGCATCACGGGCCAGCGCATTGACGCCTATGCGGCGGAGCATGTCTTTGGCCCGCTCGGCATGACCGACACGCGATTCAATCCGCCGGCGTCGCTCTTGGCACGTATTGCGCCAACGGAAATTGATCCGTGGCGTCAGCGCCATCTGCGCGGCGAAGTGCACGACGAAAACGCCTTTGCGCTTGGCGGCGTGTCCTCGCACGCCGGACTGTTCAGCACGGCGCACGACATGACGCGCTATGCACAGATGTACCTCAACGGCGGGCAGCTCGGCGCGGCGCGCATTGCGAGTGATGCCACGGTGCGACGGTTCACGACAGTGGCGGATTCCACCTTCTCGGCCCGTGCCCTGCTCTGGGAAACGCCGAATGGCACCAACTCCGCTGGCCATCTGATGCAGCGCCCCGCGTTTGGCCACACGGGGTTCACGGGCGGCTCGCTCTGGGTGGACCCCGCCAACGATTTGTTTGTGCTGCTGCTCACCAACCGCGTGAACCCGACGCGCGCCAACACGAAAATCGGCGGCGTACGGCAGGCGGTGGCCGATCTCGTGATGCGGCTTGGCACTGGGGCTACCCGCCCGCCGCAGCCAGCGAAGTAG
- a CDS encoding DUF1343 domain-containing protein yields MNRTVALALATLICTLGAEAQSRGDTRRPERVRPGITVLLDEQIGLVQNRRVALLTNQTGIDEHGTSDIDLLMQDVRARKARVQLVALFAPEHGVRGTEDHPDVDDEKDARSGLVVHSLYKMGTIAPPDSLLRGVDVLVVDLQDSGTRTWTYIGVMLYAVRAGARLHIPVVVLDRPNPITGTRLEGPMLDSALADDADPVPGRRGKAHAIYPLPLRHGMTMGELALLFNGELSLQADLHVVPVRGWKRAQWFDETKLPWVRPSPNLPSLKSMLMFPGTVMFEATNLSVGRGTGEPFQRVGAPWLKSREVVDLLRERLLPGVKFEAERFTPNNPTDHKHSGVTVPGVRIIVTDRDAVSPTRVGAALLWAIAKTSGDSLTLRQPRFDELFGSTAAREAILRGDDPDSVLDQQLPLVLAWRDRMRRYQLYR; encoded by the coding sequence ATGAATCGAACAGTGGCACTGGCGCTAGCCACCTTAATCTGCACACTGGGAGCCGAGGCACAATCGCGCGGCGATACTCGGCGGCCTGAGCGCGTCCGTCCGGGCATCACGGTGCTCCTCGACGAACAGATCGGACTGGTGCAGAATCGCCGTGTGGCGCTCCTGACCAACCAGACGGGAATCGACGAGCACGGGACGTCCGACATTGACCTCCTCATGCAGGATGTCCGTGCCCGCAAAGCGCGCGTGCAGCTCGTTGCGCTCTTTGCCCCGGAGCACGGCGTGCGCGGGACAGAAGACCACCCCGACGTCGACGACGAAAAGGATGCGCGGAGCGGCCTCGTCGTGCACTCCCTGTATAAGATGGGGACGATCGCACCGCCGGACTCCTTGCTTCGCGGCGTGGACGTGCTCGTGGTGGACCTACAAGACAGCGGGACGAGAACCTGGACGTATATCGGCGTCATGCTCTATGCCGTCCGCGCCGGCGCGCGGCTGCACATTCCCGTGGTAGTCCTCGACCGTCCAAACCCCATCACGGGGACGCGGCTTGAGGGGCCAATGCTCGACAGTGCCCTCGCCGACGATGCCGATCCGGTCCCCGGACGTAGAGGGAAGGCGCACGCCATCTACCCCCTGCCGCTGCGACACGGCATGACGATGGGGGAGCTCGCGTTGCTCTTCAATGGCGAACTTTCGCTGCAGGCCGACCTTCACGTCGTGCCGGTGCGCGGTTGGAAGCGCGCGCAGTGGTTCGACGAAACGAAGCTCCCCTGGGTTCGCCCCTCGCCCAACCTGCCGTCGCTCAAGAGCATGTTGATGTTCCCAGGTACGGTGATGTTTGAGGCCACCAACCTTTCCGTAGGCCGAGGCACGGGCGAGCCGTTTCAGCGCGTGGGTGCGCCTTGGCTTAAGAGCCGCGAGGTCGTGGATTTGTTGCGCGAACGGTTGCTCCCGGGGGTGAAGTTCGAAGCGGAGCGATTCACCCCCAACAATCCCACCGATCACAAACACTCGGGCGTGACCGTGCCCGGTGTGCGCATCATTGTCACCGATCGCGACGCCGTGAGCCCAACCAGAGTGGGGGCGGCGCTCTTGTGGGCGATTGCCAAAACGTCTGGCGACTCCCTGACCCTGCGGCAGCCGCGATTTGACGAACTCTTTGGCTCCACAGCAGCGCGCGAGGCAATCCTCCGCGGCGATGACCCGGATAGCGTGCTCGATCAGCAACTGCCGCTGGTGCTGGCGTGGCGCGATCGGATGCGTCGGTATCAACTCTATCGCTAA
- a CDS encoding CDP-alcohol phosphatidyltransferase family protein, which produces MLTLWRAITAGYLRLIEPLADALVRRRVNPNTITTLGTLCMVVSGALYATAHIHLAGWVLGLTAFFDVLDGTVARRTGQATDFGAFYDSTLDRIADGAVLGGLTLFWSTNGPYHSVPMVAVSLAALIGTFLTSYTRSRAELIGVDAKVGWMQRPERVVLLSAPQAFFGLALGGWVLGGVVTLLAVTAWITAIQRMLFVRDATRSRLPH; this is translated from the coding sequence ATGCTGACCCTCTGGAGAGCGATTACCGCTGGCTATCTGCGGCTAATAGAACCACTGGCCGACGCGCTGGTGCGGCGGCGAGTAAACCCGAACACCATCACCACGCTCGGCACCCTCTGCATGGTGGTTTCGGGCGCCCTCTACGCGACGGCGCATATCCACCTCGCGGGATGGGTGCTGGGTCTCACCGCGTTTTTTGATGTGCTCGACGGGACTGTCGCCCGCCGTACGGGGCAGGCGACCGATTTCGGCGCTTTTTACGATTCCACCTTGGATCGCATTGCGGACGGGGCGGTCCTTGGCGGTCTCACGCTGTTTTGGTCTACGAACGGCCCCTATCACAGCGTGCCGATGGTCGCCGTCAGCCTTGCGGCGCTGATCGGGACCTTTCTTACGTCCTACACGCGTTCGCGTGCCGAGCTCATTGGCGTGGATGCCAAAGTCGGCTGGATGCAGCGCCCCGAGCGGGTGGTGCTGCTCTCGGCGCCCCAGGCGTTTTTTGGCCTCGCGCTCGGCGGGTGGGTGTTGGGCGGCGTCGTGACGCTCCTTGCGGTGACGGCGTGGATTACCGCGATTCAGCGCATGCTGTTCGTACGAGATGCCACGCGGTCGCGGCTGCCGCACTAG